The following proteins come from a genomic window of Neptunomonas concharum:
- a CDS encoding RluA family pseudouridine synthase, whose translation MIAGQRAQPSLVGEVDCFRLAFTVFSDTQSTVFEFLTCRVTQHHGLQLLQLCEKGNVRIEGEIVPATHSVRKGQKVTLDLPNHYEDPVNTGWHMIWQNDEIMKVYKPPLLPVSRTTRNLYHTLISLIRRETPYGEAQLLHRMDTETSGELLIAKHSSADRKWKKQLDRLIVKKRYHAWVEGVPVWDSTTLECLLSEKEDSLIRSQMYVVDPDDVALYRKPKFSKTAFSVLQRLDGRSLIACDLFTGRKHQIRAHLAHLGHPIVGDKIYSLGGKYYLKRLCAALTAEDYAALGAEHHLLEAVALELDEALLLRKDDLEEATVTSSRVQQGLP comes from the coding sequence TTGATCGCTGGGCAAAGAGCACAGCCTAGCCTTGTAGGGGAGGTTGACTGCTTTAGGCTAGCCTTTACGGTGTTTTCAGATACGCAAAGTACAGTGTTTGAATTTCTGACCTGCCGTGTCACTCAACACCATGGACTGCAGCTATTACAGCTGTGCGAAAAGGGAAACGTTCGTATCGAAGGCGAAATCGTGCCTGCAACGCACTCTGTGAGGAAGGGTCAAAAGGTGACCCTCGATCTACCTAATCATTATGAAGATCCGGTGAATACAGGCTGGCATATGATTTGGCAGAACGATGAAATAATGAAAGTTTATAAGCCGCCATTACTGCCTGTGAGTCGAACAACGCGTAACCTCTATCATACCCTTATCTCCTTGATTCGCCGTGAAACGCCTTATGGCGAAGCTCAGTTGTTACATCGAATGGATACAGAAACCTCGGGTGAACTACTGATTGCCAAACATAGTTCTGCGGACAGAAAGTGGAAGAAACAGCTGGATCGCCTTATCGTAAAAAAGCGCTACCATGCGTGGGTAGAGGGTGTGCCGGTCTGGGATAGCACGACACTGGAGTGTTTGTTGTCAGAGAAAGAGGATAGTCTCATTCGAAGTCAGATGTATGTAGTTGATCCTGATGATGTGGCGCTATATCGCAAGCCTAAATTTAGCAAAACTGCTTTCAGTGTATTACAGCGTTTAGATGGAAGGTCGCTCATAGCGTGTGATCTCTTTACAGGACGAAAGCATCAAATTCGTGCTCATTTGGCGCATTTAGGCCATCCCATCGTGGGGGATAAAATATATAGTTTGGGTGGGAAATATTATCTCAAGCGGCTTTGTGCAGCGCTCACGGCTGAGGATTATGCCGCGTTAGGGGCAGAGCATCATTTGTTGGAAGCGGTTGCTCTGGAGTTAGACGAAGCCTTGTTGCTGAGGAAGGATGATTTGGAGGAGGCCACAGTGACCTCCTCTCGTGTTCAGCAGGGGTTACCCTAG
- the ilvA gene encoding threonine ammonia-lyase, biosynthetic has protein sequence MPHRYIKKILEARVYDVAVETPLDNAKGLSERLNNRVLLKREDQQPVFSFKIRGAYNKMIQLSEAERACGVVAASAGNHAQGLAMAARHLGVKATIVMPKTTPDVKVNNVRRLGGKVVLHGDAFDEASAHAQKLVAEKGLTYVHPFDDPDVIAGQGTVAMEILRQESGPIDAIFVPVGGGGLISGIAAYVKYLRPETKVIGVESEDSACLAAALEAGKRVTLSQVGIFADGVAVALIGENTFEICQQFVDEVITVNTDEICAAIKDIYDDTRSICEPAGALGVAGMKKYVAREACEHKTLIAIDSGANVNFDRLRHIAERSELGEKREAIIAAKIPEKPGSFKKFCTALGRRNITEFNYRYSDDNLAVVFAGIQIKPNNDGKEELLEELREHIEEVVDLTDDETAKLHVRYMVGGHAPSAVNNEVVYRFEFPERPGALMNFLSKLGGKWNISMFHYRNHGAAYGRVLVGMQVPQEERDQVAMFLKEIGYNFWEETDNAAYQLFLG, from the coding sequence ATGCCGCACCGATATATAAAGAAAATACTCGAGGCACGCGTTTATGACGTTGCTGTCGAGACACCATTGGATAACGCCAAAGGCCTTTCTGAGCGCCTGAATAATCGTGTCCTATTAAAACGCGAAGATCAGCAACCGGTTTTCTCTTTTAAGATTCGCGGCGCCTATAATAAGATGATTCAACTCAGCGAAGCAGAGCGTGCTTGCGGCGTCGTTGCCGCTTCAGCGGGCAATCATGCCCAAGGGCTCGCTATGGCAGCTCGCCATCTCGGCGTGAAAGCCACTATCGTCATGCCTAAAACCACCCCTGATGTCAAAGTTAACAACGTCAGACGCTTAGGCGGCAAGGTTGTACTGCATGGCGATGCGTTTGATGAGGCTTCCGCCCACGCACAAAAGTTGGTTGCAGAAAAGGGACTGACATATGTTCACCCATTTGACGACCCTGATGTTATTGCGGGGCAAGGCACGGTGGCCATGGAGATCTTGCGCCAAGAGTCTGGTCCGATCGACGCTATTTTTGTCCCCGTTGGTGGAGGCGGCTTGATCTCAGGAATCGCAGCTTATGTAAAGTACCTGCGCCCTGAAACCAAGGTTATTGGTGTCGAATCAGAAGATTCTGCCTGTCTGGCTGCAGCTTTAGAAGCAGGTAAACGCGTCACGCTCTCTCAGGTTGGTATTTTTGCTGATGGCGTGGCTGTTGCGCTGATTGGGGAAAACACCTTTGAGATCTGCCAACAATTTGTAGATGAAGTGATCACTGTTAACACCGATGAGATTTGTGCCGCCATCAAAGATATCTACGACGATACCCGCTCTATCTGCGAACCCGCCGGGGCGCTTGGCGTTGCAGGGATGAAAAAATATGTCGCCCGCGAAGCCTGCGAGCACAAAACCTTGATCGCCATCGATTCTGGAGCCAATGTTAACTTCGACCGTTTACGCCATATTGCGGAACGTTCAGAGCTTGGGGAGAAGCGCGAAGCGATTATCGCTGCAAAAATTCCCGAGAAGCCAGGCAGCTTCAAAAAGTTCTGTACAGCTTTGGGCAGGCGTAACATCACCGAATTTAACTATCGCTACAGCGACGATAATTTAGCGGTGGTATTTGCTGGCATACAGATCAAACCCAACAATGACGGAAAAGAGGAGCTGCTCGAAGAGTTACGGGAGCATATAGAGGAAGTCGTAGACCTAACCGATGACGAAACCGCTAAGTTGCATGTCCGTTATATGGTAGGGGGACATGCACCCTCAGCTGTTAATAACGAGGTGGTCTACCGCTTTGAGTTTCCTGAACGCCCGGGCGCGCTGATGAACTTTTTAAGCAAGCTGGGTGGCAAATGGAATATTTCCATGTTCCATTACCGTAATCATGGGGCAGCCTACGGACGCGTACTCGTTGGGATGCAAGTGCCTCAAGAAGAGCGCGATCAGGTAGCTATGTTCTTAAAAGAGATTGGTTATAACTTCTGGGAAGAGACCGATAACGCGGCGTATCAACTGTTCCTAGGGTAA
- a CDS encoding methyl-accepting chemotaxis protein, which produces MNSTKGMSIQTKINLSLVVVFLIVLVSSLSAIYRSETNLSMEVAKKTTLATADSYFDSINILMLSGAMSNRATLQSKIVANEDLTEARIIRGDAVSSVYGPGSQDSGIQDDFDRRAMQGEHIVEEINDDKGHRLVVVTPMKALSDYKGTNCLLCHQVPEGDVIGAVRVTYSFESLDNTVASNITSVALVELGLFVVGIIVISLLLRRIVISPINHLNDTIHTIQRDADLNQRIEVNSNDEIGRMSQAFNSMLEHLHDSMKQVSSTVLRLGSSSKQINSIADMAAQAVHNQQVQTSSVASAMEQMEAATRSVENNAENTVSASDLALSESDKGTKITQDALSAIEKLKENMVQATSAIQQLNDQSQNVGTVLEVIQKIAEQTNLLALNAAIEAARAGEQGRGFAVVADEVRTLASRTHNSTEEINNIIAKLQSDAEGAVVIMQAAMQSAEDGVVSVQKTSDALVNIAEEVRVINDMNHQVASAIREQTQMASSVEESVMDISQSANRTADRAGQLNSVSAELGSLAQELEKLVSRFKL; this is translated from the coding sequence GTGAACTCAACCAAAGGAATGTCTATTCAGACAAAAATCAACTTGTCGCTGGTTGTCGTTTTTTTGATTGTGCTCGTCAGCAGTCTCAGCGCTATCTATCGCAGCGAAACCAACCTCAGTATGGAGGTCGCCAAAAAAACCACCTTGGCAACCGCTGATTCCTACTTCGACAGTATCAATATCCTGATGTTAAGCGGTGCTATGTCGAATCGTGCTACGTTACAAAGCAAAATCGTAGCCAATGAGGATCTTACCGAGGCAAGAATCATTCGTGGTGACGCCGTAAGCTCCGTGTATGGCCCAGGCTCTCAAGATTCGGGGATTCAGGATGATTTTGATCGTCGCGCAATGCAAGGCGAACATATCGTCGAAGAGATAAACGATGATAAAGGACACCGGCTCGTCGTTGTCACGCCAATGAAGGCCCTCAGTGATTACAAAGGCACCAACTGTTTACTATGTCACCAGGTACCAGAAGGTGATGTCATCGGTGCAGTACGTGTGACTTATTCATTTGAGAGTCTGGATAATACCGTTGCCAGTAATATTACCTCTGTTGCCTTGGTAGAACTCGGCCTGTTTGTGGTAGGTATTATTGTTATCAGCCTTCTTCTGCGCCGTATTGTCATCTCTCCCATCAATCACTTAAATGACACGATCCATACGATTCAAAGAGATGCCGATCTAAATCAGCGAATTGAAGTCAACTCTAATGATGAAATTGGCCGTATGTCTCAGGCATTCAACTCGATGCTGGAGCATCTACATGACAGCATGAAGCAAGTCAGCAGTACCGTTCTAAGGCTGGGATCATCGAGTAAGCAGATTAATAGCATTGCCGATATGGCGGCACAAGCGGTACACAATCAGCAAGTGCAAACCAGCTCTGTAGCCTCCGCGATGGAGCAGATGGAAGCGGCAACACGCAGCGTTGAGAACAATGCTGAGAATACAGTCTCCGCCTCCGATCTTGCACTGAGTGAAAGCGATAAAGGCACAAAAATTACTCAAGATGCATTAAGTGCTATCGAGAAACTGAAAGAAAATATGGTTCAAGCGACTAGCGCCATTCAGCAACTAAATGACCAAAGCCAAAATGTCGGCACCGTTCTTGAAGTTATTCAAAAAATAGCTGAGCAGACCAACCTTCTAGCCCTCAATGCTGCGATTGAAGCCGCAAGAGCGGGTGAGCAAGGCCGTGGATTTGCCGTGGTTGCCGACGAAGTTAGAACGCTGGCCAGCCGCACTCATAACTCAACAGAAGAGATCAATAACATTATTGCTAAGCTTCAATCGGATGCTGAGGGGGCTGTGGTTATTATGCAGGCTGCGATGCAAAGCGCTGAAGACGGAGTGGTTAGTGTTCAGAAAACATCAGACGCGCTTGTGAATATCGCCGAAGAGGTACGCGTCATTAATGACATGAACCACCAAGTTGCCAGCGCTATTCGTGAGCAGACTCAAATGGCCTCAAGCGTTGAAGAAAGTGTTATGGATATTAGCCAAAGCGCAAATCGAACCGCGGACAGGGCCGGGCAGCTAAACTCTGTTTCCGCTGAGCTTGGCTCATTAGCCCAAGAGCTAGAGAAGCTGGTAAGTCGCTTTAAACTTTAA
- the rpiA gene encoding ribose-5-phosphate isomerase RpiA, giving the protein MTQDEMKQAVAQAAVEYIRPKLNTDSIVGVGTGSTANCFIDELAKIKHLFDGAVASSEATAERLKSHGIEVYDLNEVNQMDVYIDGADEFDPHLNLVKGGGGALTREKIVAAVAKEFVCIVDSSKQVDILGDFPLPVEVIPMARSYVARELVKLQGVPEYREGFVTDNGNVILDVYDLDILSPKALETKLNNLVGVVTNGLFANRGADVVLMATPEGVETLKN; this is encoded by the coding sequence ATGACACAGGATGAAATGAAGCAAGCTGTTGCTCAGGCGGCTGTAGAGTATATCCGACCAAAGCTAAATACCGACTCGATTGTTGGTGTAGGCACAGGCTCCACTGCCAATTGCTTTATTGACGAGCTAGCAAAGATTAAACATCTTTTTGATGGAGCAGTTGCCAGTTCGGAAGCAACGGCTGAGCGTCTAAAAAGCCACGGTATTGAGGTCTATGACTTAAATGAAGTTAACCAAATGGATGTCTATATCGATGGGGCTGACGAATTTGACCCGCACCTAAACCTGGTTAAAGGCGGTGGTGGAGCGTTGACCCGTGAGAAAATCGTAGCGGCGGTTGCTAAAGAGTTTGTGTGTATTGTGGACTCATCTAAACAGGTTGATATCCTAGGGGATTTTCCGCTACCGGTTGAAGTGATTCCAATGGCGCGTTCGTATGTCGCCCGTGAGTTGGTTAAGTTACAAGGGGTACCGGAATATCGCGAAGGTTTCGTGACCGACAATGGAAATGTGATTCTAGATGTTTATGATCTGGATATTCTGAGCCCTAAAGCGTTGGAAACTAAGCTGAATAACCTCGTAGGTGTGGTTACCAACGGATTATTTGCCAATAGAGGTGCTGATGTAGTGCTGATGGCAACCCCGGAAGGGGTGGAGACGCTAAAAAATTAA
- a CDS encoding TRAP transporter large permease: protein MTIAVLFITLFGCMLIGMPIAVALGLSSVTTILLFSNDSLASIALKLFEATSEHYTLLAIPFFILSSAFLSTGGVAKRLINFAVDSVGHIRGGLAMASVMACMLFAAVSGSSPATVAAIGTICIAGMVRSGYPQSFAAGVIANAGTLGILIPPSIVMLVYAAATEVSASRMFMAGFIPGLMMGFILMIAIYIVARIKGLPSQPFPGFKALAKSGVIALGGLMLIIIVLGSIYGGVASPTEAAAVAAVYGYFIAVMGYRDIGPMKGMPWKHEGEGVAAASVRNLFQMLVALPKSVFDPEVRKVILDASKVSMMLLFIIANAMLFAHVLTTERIPHTIASAIMEWGLPAWGFLIVMNILLLIAGNFMEPSAILLIMAPILFPIAMQLGIDPIHLGIIMVVNMEIGMLTPPVGLNLFVTAGITGQNMIWVIKACLPWLCLLLGFLMLITYVPQISLFLPEYIDQLKGY from the coding sequence ATGACGATTGCCGTACTCTTTATCACACTCTTTGGTTGTATGCTGATTGGGATGCCAATTGCCGTTGCACTCGGTTTGTCATCAGTGACTACGATTCTTCTATTTTCTAACGATTCATTAGCATCGATTGCGCTGAAGTTATTCGAGGCGACGTCAGAGCATTATACCTTGCTCGCGATCCCTTTCTTTATTTTGTCTTCCGCCTTTCTCTCAACAGGGGGAGTTGCTAAACGCTTGATCAACTTTGCAGTGGATTCGGTTGGCCACATTCGTGGCGGTCTGGCCATGGCATCGGTGATGGCCTGCATGTTGTTTGCTGCGGTTTCTGGTTCTTCGCCGGCAACGGTTGCGGCGATTGGTACGATTTGTATTGCAGGCATGGTTCGCTCTGGGTATCCGCAGTCATTTGCAGCAGGCGTTATCGCTAATGCAGGCACTTTGGGGATCTTGATCCCGCCGTCTATCGTTATGCTGGTTTATGCGGCTGCCACTGAGGTTTCAGCTTCACGTATGTTTATGGCAGGTTTCATACCTGGCCTGATGATGGGCTTCATCCTGATGATCGCCATCTATATCGTTGCGCGTATCAAAGGGCTGCCATCGCAGCCGTTCCCGGGATTTAAGGCACTTGCTAAATCTGGCGTGATTGCGCTCGGCGGCTTGATGCTGATCATTATTGTACTTGGCTCCATCTATGGCGGTGTGGCTTCTCCTACTGAAGCGGCTGCCGTGGCTGCTGTATACGGCTACTTCATTGCTGTTATGGGCTATCGCGATATTGGACCTATGAAGGGTATGCCGTGGAAGCATGAAGGTGAAGGTGTTGCGGCGGCATCCGTGCGTAACCTGTTCCAAATGCTGGTGGCGTTGCCGAAGTCTGTTTTTGATCCTGAGGTACGCAAAGTCATTCTGGATGCATCCAAAGTGTCCATGATGCTGTTGTTTATCATCGCCAATGCGATGCTGTTTGCCCATGTGTTAACGACAGAACGTATTCCCCATACGATTGCCAGTGCGATCATGGAATGGGGTTTACCGGCATGGGGCTTCCTGATTGTCATGAATATCCTGCTGTTGATTGCCGGTAACTTCATGGAGCCATCAGCGATTCTTCTGATCATGGCACCTATTTTGTTCCCGATTGCAATGCAGCTTGGCATCGATCCGATCCATTTAGGGATCATTATGGTGGTGAATATGGAGATCGGTATGTTAACGCCACCTGTGGGGCTCAATCTCTTCGTGACCGCAGGGATTACCGGACAAAATATGATTTGGGTAATCAAAGCCTGCTTGCCATGGTTGTGTTTGCTTTTAGGATTCTTGATGTTAATTACCTATGTGCCTCAGATCTCTTTGTTCTTACCGGAATATATCGATCAGCTCAAAGGGTATTAG
- a CDS encoding TRAP transporter substrate-binding protein, producing the protein MRLLTAAVTSIALALGAQAAVAAPVEIKFSHVVAENTPKGQMAIKFKELVDERLAGKVEVSVFPNSQLFGDNKVLEAMLLGDVQMAAPSLSKFQKYTKSLQIFDLPFLFKDMEAVEKFQQGPDGQKLLSSLKKKGLIGLGYLHNGMKQMSASNPLKVPSDASGKKFRIMTSDVLQAQFEAVDAVPLKKPFSEVFTLLQTQAIDGQENTWSNIYSKKFFEVQPYITETNHGVLDYLVVTSTEFWMSLDDDLRTEIQKALNDAIVYGNGIAAQKGDSDKQLIIDSKRSEVLTLTAEERQQWVEAMKPVWKKFEDEIGADLIKAAEAANN; encoded by the coding sequence ATGCGTTTATTAACTGCTGCAGTTACCTCAATAGCTCTAGCCTTGGGTGCACAAGCTGCCGTTGCCGCACCGGTAGAAATCAAGTTTTCCCACGTAGTTGCTGAAAATACGCCAAAAGGACAAATGGCGATCAAGTTTAAAGAGCTGGTCGACGAGCGTTTGGCTGGTAAAGTCGAAGTGAGCGTCTTCCCTAACTCTCAGTTGTTCGGTGACAACAAAGTACTGGAGGCTATGTTGCTGGGTGATGTACAGATGGCAGCGCCTTCACTCTCCAAATTCCAGAAGTACACGAAATCATTACAGATCTTTGACTTACCTTTCTTATTTAAGGATATGGAAGCTGTAGAAAAATTCCAGCAAGGTCCTGACGGACAAAAACTCCTAAGTTCATTAAAGAAAAAAGGGTTGATTGGTTTAGGCTATCTTCATAACGGTATGAAGCAGATGTCAGCAAGTAATCCTCTTAAAGTACCCTCAGATGCTTCAGGTAAAAAGTTCCGCATTATGACTTCGGATGTATTGCAGGCGCAGTTTGAAGCGGTGGATGCTGTTCCACTGAAAAAGCCATTCTCTGAGGTCTTTACACTACTGCAAACTCAGGCAATCGATGGCCAGGAAAACACATGGTCAAACATCTACTCTAAAAAATTCTTCGAGGTTCAACCTTACATCACAGAGACTAATCACGGTGTTTTAGATTATTTGGTGGTTACGTCAACTGAGTTTTGGATGTCTTTAGACGATGACCTGCGTACGGAGATCCAAAAAGCCTTAAACGACGCTATTGTTTACGGTAACGGCATCGCTGCACAAAAAGGTGACTCTGATAAGCAGTTGATTATCGACTCTAAGCGTTCGGAAGTTCTGACGTTAACAGCAGAAGAGCGCCAGCAGTGGGTTGAAGCAATGAAACCTGTTTGGAAAAAGTTTGAAGATGAGATTGGCGCTGACCTGATTAAAGCGGCGGAAGCGGCTAATAACTAA
- a CDS encoding TRAP transporter small permease, with protein sequence MMIKRVVSQFEEGFLSLLLVSMTLLVFAEVIARFGFNAGIHWAQEVTLLLAAWFVLFGASYGVKVGAHIGVDVFVKMMPPGTHRFFTLVAIALCLVYCGLFLYGSWIYLSKMKMIGIELEDLPVPKWIPMSILVIGFVLLIFRFLQLGWKVVKGEADGFHFADEAEESMELAKELQETALGDEPSINKNTKEGK encoded by the coding sequence ATGATGATTAAAAGAGTGGTATCGCAATTCGAGGAGGGATTCCTTTCCCTTCTCCTTGTCTCAATGACGTTATTGGTGTTCGCAGAAGTGATAGCACGCTTCGGATTTAACGCAGGAATTCACTGGGCGCAGGAAGTTACGCTGCTATTGGCTGCTTGGTTTGTCCTGTTTGGTGCTTCTTATGGCGTCAAGGTTGGTGCGCACATTGGTGTAGATGTCTTTGTGAAAATGATGCCGCCAGGCACACATCGCTTCTTTACACTGGTTGCGATTGCATTGTGCTTGGTTTACTGCGGATTGTTTTTGTATGGATCTTGGATCTACTTAAGCAAGATGAAGATGATTGGCATTGAACTGGAAGATCTGCCCGTGCCTAAGTGGATACCCATGAGTATCTTGGTGATTGGCTTTGTCCTGTTAATTTTCCGCTTCCTACAACTTGGCTGGAAAGTGGTTAAAGGCGAAGCAGATGGTTTTCATTTCGCGGATGAAGCTGAAGAGTCTATGGAGCTTGCCAAAGAGCTACAAGAGACCGCTTTAGGCGATGAGCCCTCTATTAACAAAAACACTAAGGAGGGTAAGTAA
- a CDS encoding DUF748 domain-containing protein, with product MKIVISLIVFLLLSLHVLPYIIRDQVVIWLQKQGAEAVSFEALDVRWLSGSIEVQSLKAKGGDTPPLNIGRFKVAIDYPSLLDKRVLIKALEVDQVKSGLHQQGDDLWLGPINLSKLQTNEESPPKASEPTDWRVGIENVQLQQIQWSLNLPQQQQSWVIDNARLNRLAQWNENEPTQITLDGVLNGSRVELNTEATPLPEQKRSVLHLKLDQFPLESVLKYSAPQLQGRLTADLEVELDLKGLDGSVKHKGTVQLDGLNWKDESVIITDQQVNWSGEGSVILAQGAPQSIDVEGKVTSQGLSLKLKEQLSALIGGLNWAGKLNLGFKEAQLSRIEGPQRLDVKGLEVKQSGMTIKADSVAQQGPLAIAFAQGAPTELKTTVDLGVSKLLFSQPNLQLNSENLTVSAPLTLAWQGGVLSSISSQAGIELTKLTVEQQKNVAITLESATLSGVLDKMKPDQPQVQAINADLKGLNVVTQVRPLQVLALDNGILKNLNYRQEQITLDQANFAGVVVNQPTGAKPMTAIDKLSVSGLSLKELNQLKINAIKLSGSETMLTVSKQQSLLEIERLTAALSAGETQVTPESAKPSVNAKPFVTSIGKFEMIGKNGISVTDQSVKPTFKSALDISNLMIANIDTAASKLSPFSVKATINKHAQLGAEGQINLFGGAKNGDWSLSLKNAELPVVSPYSGKFIGYYLQSGQMDFTSKGALKKGVLSGENHIVLNRLEVQPANSKETANFNKTLSMPLGTAIAVLQDTDGNIVLDVPVEGSLDDPKFGYQSVINRLASKGLKKAAFGFLTKALQPYGALISIASSAISANESGAFINLAPVAFTAGSDQMLPEAEGYLGKIVEMMNARKGLRLNICGNAVMDDRLALLPTLEKANNESDKPLPPAELEVKVAEQLQKLASDRGEQVLSLLLQRGLIKDRLFTCFPVPDLENKELKPGVMLGL from the coding sequence ATGAAAATTGTTATCTCATTGATTGTTTTTTTATTGCTCAGTTTACATGTCTTGCCTTATATCATTCGGGATCAGGTTGTCATTTGGTTACAAAAACAGGGTGCAGAAGCGGTCTCGTTTGAAGCGTTAGATGTACGTTGGCTAAGTGGCTCCATTGAAGTTCAGTCTTTAAAGGCGAAAGGGGGAGATACGCCGCCTCTGAATATTGGCCGCTTTAAAGTAGCGATAGATTATCCCTCCTTGCTGGATAAGCGTGTGTTGATTAAAGCGCTGGAAGTTGATCAGGTGAAAAGTGGTTTACACCAACAGGGCGATGATCTTTGGTTAGGGCCGATTAACCTATCTAAGCTGCAAACGAACGAAGAATCGCCACCAAAGGCATCAGAACCAACGGATTGGCGTGTTGGGATTGAAAATGTCCAACTACAGCAGATCCAGTGGTCACTCAACCTGCCGCAGCAGCAACAGAGCTGGGTGATTGATAATGCTCGTTTAAATCGGCTGGCACAATGGAATGAAAATGAGCCAACGCAGATCACGCTTGACGGTGTCTTAAATGGTTCACGAGTGGAGCTTAATACTGAAGCAACGCCGCTGCCTGAGCAGAAACGTTCAGTGTTGCACCTGAAGTTGGATCAATTCCCCTTGGAAAGCGTACTTAAATATTCGGCACCGCAGCTTCAGGGGCGTCTTACCGCAGACTTGGAGGTTGAGCTGGATCTAAAGGGTTTGGACGGCTCAGTGAAACATAAAGGTACTGTGCAACTTGATGGTCTTAACTGGAAAGATGAAAGCGTTATCATTACCGACCAACAAGTCAATTGGTCAGGAGAGGGGAGCGTAATATTGGCGCAAGGTGCGCCCCAATCCATTGATGTCGAAGGTAAAGTTACCAGTCAGGGCTTGTCGTTAAAACTGAAAGAGCAGTTATCAGCGCTGATCGGTGGTTTAAATTGGGCGGGTAAGCTCAATTTGGGTTTTAAAGAGGCGCAGTTAAGTCGCATAGAAGGGCCGCAACGGCTCGATGTGAAAGGGCTGGAAGTTAAGCAAAGCGGAATGACAATAAAAGCTGATAGTGTGGCGCAACAAGGGCCACTTGCAATCGCTTTTGCTCAGGGCGCTCCGACAGAGCTAAAAACGACAGTTGATTTAGGCGTTTCTAAACTCCTGTTCTCACAACCGAATCTACAGCTTAACAGCGAAAACTTGACGGTATCTGCACCGTTAACCTTGGCGTGGCAGGGGGGAGTCTTATCAAGTATTAGCAGCCAAGCGGGGATTGAGCTGACTAAGCTAACGGTAGAACAGCAGAAGAATGTTGCTATTACTCTAGAGTCAGCCACGCTAAGTGGTGTGCTGGATAAGATGAAGCCGGATCAGCCGCAGGTGCAGGCGATTAACGCGGATCTGAAAGGGTTAAATGTAGTAACGCAGGTGCGACCTTTACAGGTTTTAGCCTTAGACAACGGCATTCTGAAAAACCTGAACTATCGCCAAGAACAGATTACTCTGGATCAGGCAAATTTTGCTGGCGTCGTGGTTAATCAGCCAACAGGGGCGAAACCGATGACAGCGATTGATAAGCTGTCTGTCTCTGGGTTGAGCCTGAAAGAGCTAAATCAGTTAAAGATCAACGCTATTAAGTTGTCAGGTAGTGAAACGATGCTAACGGTATCGAAACAGCAGTCACTGCTGGAAATTGAACGTCTGACGGCAGCGTTATCTGCAGGCGAAACACAAGTAACCCCTGAGTCGGCTAAGCCGTCAGTTAATGCTAAGCCGTTTGTGACGTCTATTGGCAAATTTGAGATGATTGGAAAAAATGGAATCAGCGTAACTGACCAAAGTGTTAAGCCGACCTTTAAGTCGGCGTTAGACATCTCGAACCTAATGATCGCCAATATCGACACGGCTGCAAGTAAGTTAAGCCCGTTTTCGGTGAAGGCCACGATCAATAAGCATGCTCAACTAGGCGCAGAAGGACAAATTAACCTCTTTGGTGGGGCGAAAAACGGTGATTGGAGTTTATCATTGAAAAATGCTGAGCTGCCGGTAGTTAGCCCGTATTCAGGTAAGTTTATTGGCTATTACTTGCAAAGTGGGCAAATGGACTTTACCAGCAAAGGCGCTCTGAAAAAAGGTGTGTTGTCGGGCGAAAATCATATCGTGCTGAATCGACTGGAAGTACAGCCTGCCAATAGTAAAGAGACGGCTAACTTCAATAAAACGCTGAGTATGCCTTTAGGTACCGCGATTGCTGTATTGCAGGATACAGACGGCAATATTGTATTGGATGTTCCGGTAGAGGGCTCTTTAGATGATCCTAAATTTGGCTATCAAAGCGTCATTAATCGCTTAGCGAGCAAAGGTTTGAAAAAAGCGGCCTTTGGTTTCCTGACAAAAGCATTACAGCCTTATGGTGCGCTAATTAGTATTGCCAGCTCTGCTATATCTGCGAATGAATCGGGTGCTTTTATCAACTTGGCTCCCGTCGCCTTTACCGCTGGCAGTGATCAGATGCTACCAGAGGCTGAGGGTTATTTAGGAAAAATAGTAGAGATGATGAATGCACGTAAAGGACTGCGTTTAAACATCTGTGGTAATGCTGTAATGGATGACCGGCTGGCTTTGTTGCCCACCTTGGAAAAGGCAAACAACGAATCTGATAAGCCTCTACCACCGGCTGAATTGGAGGTGAAAGTGGCTGAACAGTTGCAGAAGTTAGCCTCCGATCGAGGCGAGCAGGTGTTGAGCCTGCTCTTACAGCGTGGATTGATCAAGGATCGTTTGTTCACGTGCTTCCCGGTTCCAGACCTTGAGAATAAAGAGCTGAAACCGGGAGTGATGTTGGGACTGTAG